TGAGGGTTAAGAAAAGTCTGACTTTCCAGTAATCGTACGTTGCCCCTCTCAATTTGATAACGTCACCAATGAACATACTTAGACGTTTTTCTCCCTTTGCAGCTTGAAATTGCGATACGTTCAGTCTCGATATATTTGTCACCCCCCTCTTTCCCGGGGCCCCACTAcatcaaaattaacaatttttctcccGGTTTTTGGCcggggtgtctactagaacaggctcgtcaaaaataagtacttttacagtaattattcagtacattctcgagaaattcagtacctcctccaacaaaaaaattccgTGCTTTGTCAGGacttccatttgacgaaattggaaaaatttcaaaaatttgaaattgcgacaaaaattataaaatttaaattgcgacaaaaatttaaaaaaatttcggacctttttgcagaatttccgcactttttcagtactttcggaccgcccttaaaaattcagtactattCCCAGACTTTCCGGAAGTTCCGGACTTGTAGGCACTCTGGTCCGATACATAGACCTTGCCTccacctgggggggggggggggggagaggaggtTGTCCGTGGGATTtgtttcagggaaaaatctcacttgcggaGTTGGGAAAACTAacgagttagtcaatactaatcacagtaccaAGCAGAGTCCTTTCGGGGTCCTGAGAGTGACTCAGAGAGAAGGAGGAaacattttgatgctttattcgggaagaagcccagaagtttcattcttgcgattcgaacttgggacataCTCCATGAAACGTTCCGCGGAGAGAAAAGCCtattcatgaaaggaaattgaATTTCGAGTATCTCTCCAGCTCAAGcagaaatttttcttgtgcaccCATCattgttcttcaaaaaaaaaaaaaataacaataaatagataaatacctaaataaataaataaataaaataaaaaccgaagGCCCCAGAATTGATTTTAGGTCAAtgttttttatctctcttttgacTGGCAGGGAgaataccatatttttttctttctttttttaaaataaacctaCGTATAATTAGAGGTACCTTATACTTTCATTCTACGGCAAAAAACAGGGAGGATACACTCAAAAAACCATGGAGAGGCCATTATTTGCGGGAAATGACTGGACTAATGACTGTTAAACGGAATTTTTATGCCTCAGCAGTTGGAAAGAGGGGGCCAACCCGGTGACTCGTGCTCGTTATCAGCAGATTTGATTGCGAATTTCGTGCGTCGCGCAATATTTCTATCCTAGCAGAGACGTGAAATAACGAAACcttaaaatcgtaaaatttcaagtacGTGAAACAGTTCcgtaaatttccgaaattcatgCGCTGCGTGCTTCAAATTGCAAATTATCAGTCAAACACACGGTGTCTATAACTAAGTCCTTAACTTTACCAGCTGCAATAATATATACTCGGGGCGATATTATcaaatttccccgatttttcacATCGACAATCCGCACGCATAcgaataaaaacgaaaaaaaaaaagaaaaaagagggggggggggggggaatgcaTTCATTTCACtgcaaatgtcagaaaattgTGAGCCATTTCATCCACAAGGGTCCATCATACGATTAACTTAAGATTTCAATTACTAGTTGAGATTTATTCCTCTCTTCACAGTTCACACGAAGCTAAGGACATCGGGCTCCCCCTCGCGCGTGGGGTGACCTAagagaaacccccccccccccccctttttacgAGTCGTCTCTAATTGGCCAATCCGCCTGGTGCCCACTTGCTGGGGCCCTTAGGAAAAGTTAAATGACTTTCATTTTTCACCGAAAATGTCtcgaaaacaatgaaaaattgatacgtcgaagatttcaaaaatcaattttccagatttttctgaagaaattgATGGCTTTAACAATCAATACATGACTCATTAGTGCATGTATTACAACACATGTCTTTAATCTCAACACACTGAACAGCACgaactggattttttttttatttttccaacttGAAATAAGACGCAAATTGTCAAGCAATTTGTATTTCAGCTCTTGTTTTCTCCTTGGGGTgcgaaatttttcgatgaaaactgTTTTTCTCGACAAGAAATGAACTACAACAGAGGAGCAAACTGATTTCTCAAATTCTCGGGGCTAATGCGAACTTCTGACCTTGATGTTGTAGAATGAGGAATGTGCCGAAAATACAGCGATATTGAGATGGAGATCTCGATTAATTCTTACTCCaaggaactttctgcacccctccACCGTGATATAAATTTGTTAAATCTGCCTGGTGATTCAACGAAAGAGCACATGGCACGAATCGCCAGATTTCAGTGGTCATTTCCGCAAGTTAGCAACGCTGTTATTCCCTTATTTAGATCGATTTCGAACGATCGATTCTTGTTGAGGCAGCTCGTCTAGGtggatatcgattgttttacatatacGTCAATGGACAAGATCCAGTCATTCAGTTAGTTTAGTATTATCCAGTTTCTAGCTCTTACCACACTCGAACTGTGTTCCTTGGTAGAGCGAATAAAGTACAATATTTTTGCAACTTTGCAATTCCTCATTAATTTTCCACCGTCAGTGTCTCATAAGGACTCATggaataattggtaaaaaaaaatgtatagcaCATTCCttccaaaagttaaaaaaacacgaATGATTTTGAAAGAAGCTGGGAAGTGGGCTGGCATGGCCTGATATTTggtatcatttaattttttcatttagaatTAGAAATTGCTGCACTGATGGGAATACATAGCTGTAGTGTCGTTTTCTCCCTGCCAATATTCTTAAGAGAAACTTTTTTGATTTCTAAGAATTAAATAATACTACATCTAACTCATActtaaagaaaggaaaagaaccTGTCTGATTGAGCCTGAACAAAAATTGAACTATTGCgttataaaacaaaattcattAAATATGGCTGACAAATAAAAGAAGGAGTATGaaaaaatataggaaaaaaaaagaaaaaataggtgATGTagcagtttgaaaaaaaaagcgaaGGGTCTATTTCATTATATTATCGAGCTAGGTGGAGGTTGGACATTTTACGCAGTAAATAATATTAGCTTGAGAGTTATTGGTAAATAGACTGTCTCACTTTCCTTATCTGTACGTACAGAGTATACGTATTGATACAGCTGCTCCTAACTCTAGTGTGATTTTGACAGTTCACAAACAAACGACTGTGATTCATTTAATCAACAGCGAAACAGTGGTAAAGCTAGGGTAAGATGCACAATGAATTTTAGATACTTGAGGCTTCCATCAAGGGAATAAAACTCGGAGAGAGAATTTAAAAAGTTAGTCCCTTGATAAGCACGCCTCTTGGTTTTcaacactgaaaatttcaaactaatCACTggatcaatttttagaaaatttttgaaggatgATAAGTACCTAAACGATTGGGCTAAAAAGAGATTTTCAGATTAAACGCTAAGACCGGGGCATGTTTTTGTTTCATAGTATGTTTCAGCATCAAAATGCGGCAATCATATTGACTAATTCTTTTTGGTATTCATCAGAATTGTTTTGGGGAAATGGTGAAGTTTCTTTTCAACTTCAATCACAGATCCCCATTTTAATTTCTGATTAAGGCACCCCTTTAAGTGGTACCTTTCTGCTGTATTGAGTAAAAAACCTCTGACTCAAACAAACATTGCTCTCCTAAAGTGAGGAGAAAGTCAAAGAAAAAGTAGATAAATCTTGTGACGATGCCGATTCAGAGGTTCTTTGAAACAAAGGCACATAAACTGAGCAATGCTACCAGGACAGCGCGACTGGTGCATCATATGCAGATGAACCATTTAAAAGATCTATAAGAATTTGTCTCCTACAaacttattttccttttttcacgCATTTTGCTCTGAAAACAATGTGAACACTACTTGCTTTGGTATGCTACAAATGAAATAAGCCTTGCACAACCTTACCAGCACTGTAAAGCTTAAACGCCCTTGCTCCTTGAAAATTACTTATTAATGGGACGGATAAGAAAATTTGTTACTAATTCTTTTAATTCTGGTGATTATTTTAGCACCTTTAAATTTGTAACGATTACCTGACAGTTCTTCAGGATTCatcaatatttcataaaataattaGAATCTGTAAGAACCAAATAAATATGTTTCCACTAGCATTTGACTAATAAACTTCTTAGTTGATAAACATACCCATTTTTCttatgaaaacaaaaataatgaccGCACTTACTCTGGAATTTAACTGGTTATCCTGTTAAAATTCTTAGTGATTTCgataaattttgataattaaAAATACCTATGCAAGAGCACACTCGACAATCAAAACAACAATATAATGACCAGCACACAGCCACCATAACAGTACTGATCATTGACTTGCGGTGCTGAGTGAAGTCAGAAGTACAGTACAGCacctaaaaaaagaattttcatcCTGCCGTAGGAACAATAAGAAGCTTTGGGAAAAGAGAAAGTTGTTAGGATATCATCTCCGACCAGCAGGTCAGTTTCAAAAGACAGTAAAATGCGGAAGACCTTTGAATCGAATTAAACCGGAATGCTCCGTAACAAATTGATCAGTAGAGTCACAACGGAAtcttgaaattcaagtttctaATAATTAGTTGCCGTAGATATTTATCGTTCAGCTTCTCTCCAATTCATTACACATTTAGAAATGAGTCTTGAAATTGGATTAATTTCGAATTGTTGACAGCATAATACACATTCCAATTGGGACATTTGTGACACAAGGTAAAGATATTAGCACAGCCTAGAGAGTGAGAAAGATTTTTGGCTTTCATCGAATAGTTCAAGCACTTTACACAGAGCAAggaaacacaaattttcagcTGCTGCAACATGCAAATTGCAGCATTTGAACTTCTGGATCTGGAGATTATGAACACACATGCGTCCCCCTGGTTAAACAAATGGGTCCGACGAGTAGAGGTAATTGGAGGGTGAATTTTACACAAACGTTGAACATAAAGCAGCCGGAGTCTCTGTATGTACAAGGCTGGGGGTGTTGAAAAAGATACCTGAAATGTTAGAGATACTAtctaaaattcttgaaaagaaGGCTGAAGAAATGCCACAAAAATAGATTAGCGGATAATCCCATTCTAAACAGGATCGGGGTGCTTCCTGAAAGAGGTAACTTTTTCATAGGTTAgataataaatcaataaaaagtaAACGGTGCATTTTGGAGCAATAATAAATAGGAGAGAACTGAGAAGTTGGAGGTCCATGCCTGCTTACCTGTTGGGTGTTGTTGATGGGGTTGCAGAACACGTTTTTCGGCTGTCGGGTTGCCGTCAGCTTTCCCCGTAATGACAGCTGCACCATTTTTGAGGGTCCACGGGTTCACTTTGGGGATCGATGCTTCTACATAGGTTATTTTCTTTTCTGCCGATGCTCCATTTACTTTGTTTTCATCGCCAGCCTTGCCCTGGTTCACTTTACTTTTGTCTTCGCTCTGACTATCACTCTTATCGCTGACGGGACGTTTATCAGGCTTGCTCGGgtgtttattttctttaacaTGTCGAGAGGAATTTCGGGGGATTTTAGCAGCACTGGGGGCTGAAGAATTGTCAGCCACATTGGAGctagttccattttttaaagCCGTTTTGGGGTTCGAAAGTGCCTCACTTTGTGGAGCCGTAGCTGGCTTGCCACTTTTGGGGAGAGGATTTGAGGCTGTTTTAGGGACTGTTTCTTCAAGAGGGGCACTTTCCTTGGCAGAAGAACTAACAGCAGCCGTTGcgtgaatattttctttgttGCTGTCGATGTTCTTCGCAAGGGCACTGGCATACGAGATGCCGGTGGTCTCCGGACCACTGGCCCCATCTTTAGCTTGCGCTGCAACGTGCGCCGCCATTGTAAATAAGCGAGTCTAGCGTCCTCTAAATGCACCGTCCACGAGGCACGGAGAAACGAAATAATTTTCGTCACAAACTACACGATCTAAACCGGTAGGAATTACGAGAAGATGTTGTccacaaaatcattttcaacACAAAACCATCGTGCGAGACGAATAACACTGATTACAGATTCTCAAAATCTGTGAAAACACGTTGCCACTGACCACCCGTAAACACCATCCGTGCACCTGACCGAATTCAGAACTTGCGAAGCGAAACCGCACTGCTGATCGATAAAAATTATGCGCAAATGTGTGAGAATGATAAGTAAACCCGAAAACTGATCAGTAATTCGATATGAATCCAAAAATAACAGAAGCACAATGAAGAACGCCCGTGGTTGAGAGCGAGGAACGTATGTGTAAATATACAACGCACTAAGGTGAGGTTAAAAGTTGACCGAGCCTTCAGTTCGATACTataatttaaaactatggatATTCACACTTAAAAACACTAAATTATTACCGGATATTCGATAACTTcgtcaaaatatttgattttcgaGTAATTCACCAGGGAAAAAAGCTAAACTTGCCAACTAACCATGTGGTGTTATCGTGAGTTCGACCGTCGGTAGTTCTTGTTTACGCCGACAGGTGCGCCACCTACTGaactgagcaatttttttttgtgctatttttttatggtgtttttgtttttccaagACGTTTTTACGATTAGCGTGGCCAATGATTCAAAGACAAAGTGCTGAAGAGGGGGTGGAGCTTGCTTACTTCATACTAAACTAAACGATAAATTTGATGGCGAATGCCGAAGTTGATTGAAAATAGCGGCAGTCACGGCGTTACGAACTTATTGCGTGTGAATGTACATCAAGCatctaatctgccgtgctaaggaaaaacgccgtatgagccatcaggggTTGCCAAGTTTACTTCaattaaaaccgaatttactaggaaaattaggaaattttcttttccaacattttcagacaattttgaataaaatatctgcaaatttcaaggaaaaatatgcatgagtgtcctcaataatacatgttttatcaaaggaaatttggcaattattAGATGTTCATATAGCATTCTTATGGTAATAATGTGCTATGTCATACGGGCACAGGTGATGCTGGGTACAATACTATCAAGTAACTACTTATGATCCAGTTTTAAACTATGCTTATTAtctcagaatattttgaaaaaaagaccaagtttttgaaagcagagaaaaaatgaagggtGTAAAAACTTTCCTCTCGAAACTTTTCATTGAGGATCATACGCCCAGTGGCGAGGtctaaggaggggggggggggaggagattTTTCCATCCTTGTGAACAggataaaggaagaaaaaaatatatgcatgCTCCCGGTGCAATTTTCAGTGTGGAAGAAGATGCCTActtcaaaaaattactttcgGCAGGAggagcaaaattttttttttcaggccgGTGATGAGGAATATCCAAGATGCTATTTCAGTTGTTGCTACCCCAGTGCTGATAgacatttgtaaaaaaatcaaaaaggtagggaaatctttaatttttcggCCTCAGTTATTGAGGGAGGAAATTCGCAAATTCTGTTGACCAATACCaatatggaaaaaaaagcaatgaGTGAAAACACAGTGCAGAAGCACCCTTTTCCATGTATTCCTGTCCATTGTATTTTCGTTGCAattgattagaaaaaaaatgatcctTACAGCATGGGCCGTTCTAGACCTCTATGCTTGAGGGTGCCGAGAGGCTTGGAACGAAAGGCCAAAGGCTTAATTATAGCGCTTTAGTGGTGGGAAGCATCCCAAAAATTTTTTGTTATGTGAAAGACAGTTGGGCTGATGTATTGTAAAAGTGTCCTCTTTTCGTCTTTTCTACGATGACTCCTTAAAGCTAACGATATATCCCTTTTTCCAGGCACGCATGATATGCAGTAAAATTATCCAACTGCTCAGTACAGTaattacttttcaaaaagaagaaattcaatTAACCAAAATGATACTgccattcatttttaaaaattaaaattagatctAAAGTATTCGGGCTTTTAAATCAATTGCTAAATCTTGATTGTACATTAGACACACTACCAGAATTACATTACAAAATTCAACATTGAGCACAAAGGGACTGAAAACTTTTATATGTAATCTCTGAAGCAATTCTGAAACTAAAATGATGAAGATTTAAGCTGCTCTCACACAAGCAGTCCCAACTGTACAGTCCGGCAGGGGGCAAATATGCCCACAGAATGTCAATTTTGCCAGCGAAATGTCATTGATTCTACAGTCGACCTGCTCGTTTGACAGTggcttgaaaataaattgattagTTCCACATTTTCTGAACTTAAATTAACTCCTCATTATTGCATTCTAATAAGAGAACAAAAAATAAGGCAAGATgatcaaattcaatttcatttaatttaattcaaatCATACAAGATAGGTGGAGGATACTTGTACACTtcaaagaacatttttttttgttgataattACGAAACCCGGGAATTTCTGTAGGTCATATTTGATTTGTTGGTTAGAACTTTGAAATGATGCCTCACACAACTGAGCAATCCCAATTTGAGATTGTGCTTCCTTGAGCTGATTTTCAGTTTCCGTTCCAGATCATTGACGCAAAGTTTAGTTAATGCATATGACACCACATCTAAAGCCTTAGGagaagaaacaaacaaagataaaaattagttgaagtgaaaactaaaattttacttttacgcAAAACGAAGGTTTTACTTTTACACAAACAGGATATTTATAGTCCtttcaacttcaaatttttccttgaaattcagcaaaataaaaatcaaattgagtgAAAATGAGCAAATAAAAACGTAAGAGCAGATCATGAGTAGCTATCGTGAGTTTGATCAATATTCATTTGTGTGACTAATAAGTAACcgagaatgagaaaaaattttcaatggtaTATTGATCGAATTATGACAGTATATTGACAGTAAACTGCGCAAAAATGCGATTTACAGTAATACTTCAAAATCTCCCCTCTCGTTACATTTTTTATAAGgagaccgaaccaacatcatggcttgaaattttcatttaaatactttgcttacagaagaaaaatcaccgaagttttaaagaaatgacaTTTAGTAGTTTTGTGTGTAGAGAATACAAGTGAAACAGGAAGTCTGTAATGCTATAAGCCAGGATGtgcattttttaagttttgctATCGATATGCTCTATACTAACATGTAGACACGATTTTATCAACCTTgtagttttttaagagtctaacATGTGACATTTGTAGAAAGATATCCATTAAAGCTCAAtctgatatttaaaaaaaagaaaaaaagttgctatGCAGTTGCAATGCATAGTTAATGCTACCTTGTTTCACTTTCCCTCATTGGAGGTCAAAAACTTGATGGAATGGAATACCTATGGTTCATAGAGCAcatggttttgaaaaaaattgacaatggattcacttaaaaatgaatgatttaTGTAGGATTACCTCTGTACTTTTGCCTGAGCTTTTGACGACATAGTTTTCCGAGATTAGAGCTTCCTTTCTTTTCTGTTTGATTTCCGACTCGAGCTGCAACAGTAAAATAAATaacttgaaaatattaaaaaaaaaaagaagtctgAGTGCCTCTGCTGCATGCAACATTCAGCTTTCTTGCTCTAAAAGTTGAGTAAAAATCATAATTATATTCTAGTGGGTGGTTAGTACTTTCGACTTACGATTCCAGTTTAATTAGAATTGGATCATAAAAGTGTTTCTACTTTAAGAAAATGTTCAGTCCGACaacattttgtttctttttgaattCGTATAATACAAGCCTTTAAAAGGAAACTTTCAGCCTTGCCATGCTCAAAGTATAGAAGGACCTGGTACAGAAAACCAAAGAATTTGGCACAGACTAAATTTGGTTATTATTTAAAATGATGTCCTTTATGATCTTTTGAGCATGATGAgtttttaaaatcgaacttcctatgtgaaaattttgagaaaagcgaggctgaaaagtgaatatttcagaattttcacatGCACTATCTGGCAAAAATGGTACAACATCTGATTGTTAATCAAAAGGAGCTTTTGTTTCTTTGCCGGCCAAGAAGATAAAAGAGACCGAAAGAATCCAAATCCTCTGAGTGATaacatagtacagcacaccatCCACACACACATGCTGCATCTTCAAAGGAAAACGCATGTAAGAGTGCCAAAAGATTCACTTTTCAACTCCACAAGTATGCTTTTTCAGATCAAAATTGGCACTCAAATAGTTCGATCTTAAAAACTCATCATGCTCAGGAGGTTGCAAAGAGCatcatataaaataaaaacaaattttagccAATACCAAATTTGTTGGTATTCCGGGCAGAGTCCTAGCTTTAAGAGGTTATTTCAGGAAACAGTCATCTGCACCACAACAATAAATACACGAATTACTTATACATAATcgggattttaaattctacCTGAAgtatattcaaaataaaattatgtatCTAAATTTGTACTCATTGCGATAAAGAATAGCTAAATTAGCACCCAAATGTTTAAGTTATtatatattttctttcatttctattGAGAGAGCTCTGCTGTGCAGTGAGCACTTGCTGAAATGAGCAAACATTGcctttaaaatattcaataacATGGAAAAACAAATGTACATACTTTTTTCCGTTTCCTACGAAGGTTCACAAGTTTCTTTCGATTAAGTTTGATGTGTTTTCTGATACTGTTCAGCTCTTGACTTAAAGAATCAACTAAATTGACCGAAGCTGTCAAGGATTTTTCAGCACTGCCTGGAAAATATCAGAGAGCAAGGTAAAACATACAAATGAACAAATCCATGAAAAACATACTGAGTAGTGTTCTTGTAATTTCATATCATTCATGTCATCTTATGGATGGAAAAAACAAGGCGGCCATTTCAGTTATTTTGGACTTTACTAGAGTAACGGACATCCAAATTATGAAAGCTCATCCTTTTTGTGGACATTCTTGGTTTCTACAATGTTTTACGAACAGGAAACTTACTCAAGACAGAAGACTTTGTAATCAGCAAGTATCACTTCCGAATTCATACTTTTTGTTGATCAACTTTTGACTCTATAACCAAAGATTATTTATTATGGGCAAGAAATAAAGGCCTTTCAACTTCCTAGAACTACATGTTGATGTAGTAGTAAAACTGTCTAGTTAAGATGCTCCttacaaataataataaaaaaaaacacctaaaattttataaatttactGTCTAGAGCTTACTGAATAGTTAAAGTGAAATTACTTGATTTTGAGAAAAGCGcaggttaaattttgaaaagtagagcaTGTTGGAAAGCTTCATTCTGCATTCAATATGACAAACAGTGAGCCAAAAGTTGTTATAAAGGTTCTTTAGTGTACTAAAATTACTTTTAGCAGAAGAGAAATTCCACATTATTGATTAAAATTCCATTTCTTCTATTCCTCGAATATTTTGCACTTGGCAATTATGACCCTATTGTACCTGTTTTCACATTGATGACCAGAGCTTGAAACCATGTATTATAGATTACAaggttgtagacttcctttcatacttcattttttctttgagaaacaagtcaacgtaataaattgaaaacttttttcacttttcttcccTCTTAGCAGAATactctgtataaatttcaagctataaagttgccctatttctcttcgaaaaaaataaaaaaagaggagacattttgaaacattgcaataaaGATACGTGCTTTCTATCTTTCACCCTATATGAGTACTTGCTACAAAGTAGGGTGGAAAATACATTGTTGCTTTAcagaaaacaaattgaaaaatagattaCAAATGCAAACCTAAAGAACGTTTTGTTAAAGCTAAACAATGGCACTTCTGGTGTAGCAGTTTGCGCAATTCTTGATTCTGTATCTCCAAAACATCAAAGTCAATAGCATAAATAGTCGAACTTAGCTCTTCCTTATCTTCCATTCTCAGCAGtactttctttttctcaatactTAGAatagttttgtttgttttcgcTTGGTTAATGTTCTGGATTATTTGCTTCAACACACCTCtcataaaactgaaaaatgtaagaTAAAAAAGTCTTAAGTCATGTACCATTCATAATTGCAAATCGCAACTCCTTATTGAAAATTCACTTGAGTGCGAGTGTAAACAGCATCTGTCACATCTTTCTGACCAGCGAGGGAAGAAAAGCTTTCCTCGATCGCTAAgttagtattttaatatttttctagtGATTCGTGTTAACTGCCGGAAAATTCACTTTGCAGCCTATTCTTGTCAAAATTGGCATGTAGGGACAGGGTCTCTACAAGTCTGGATAACCTAAACTTACCCTATATAGACGCCGAcattaattttggatttagAATCAGACTTTGAAAGcagcatcaatttttttgtgtattCCGTCAAGTCTTTTATTCGGATTGCAACTTCTTCCAAACAGGCTGTGATATTAGATTTTTGCCTTCTCATTTTGACAATCAAGTTGTTCAGTTTTGATTTCATGCTGTTCATTTCTCGACTGACAATATCGTGCCGAAACTCATAGCTTATgctgaaagagaaaaagaaggaaaggaatTCTTACTTTGCTGGTAGATTGAATTGAATTGGAGATGATTGGAGAATTTAACTTAAAATCTCTGTAGAAAAGTACATGCCTTGATCTACTgtcagaatgaaaaaaattaaaacttcgaTTGTCAAATTACAgctatagaaaataaaataaaagacagATATTTTAACAGGCTGAATAGCAAAGCAACAGTAAAACTGCAAGCACGCCTATCTATTCTTTATCTATACTCTGCTCTCGTTTTACTTTATCAAAAGAGAACAAAACACCACTCTTGCTTGACATTTCCAAATACTCTTccaacagagaggaaaaattagggCAGTTTGGAAGTAACGActgtgaaaatttttccatttaaaaaaataaaagtaaaacagtaagtctacaacgttgcaaaccaagatCACAATAGGTATTTTCAAATAGCATTACATAGATTTAGTTCTGCTAGCAAAGATGGCTGTATTTATAAAATTGACCGTTATCACCCTGAATTCAGATAAATACTTACTGTGGTATTTTGAGAGATTCAGACGCAGGCAGCGTAAAAGTCGACGTGGGTCCGACAGAGTGCACAGAATCAGCCTTTGATATCTGCGAAGTTCGACTCCCAGCTCTTGATATAGGCTCCAGAGATTGGACGATGATTTGAGATTTGGCTATGTTTTCATTCACTTTTTCTAATAGTTTATCCATTCCTGAAAAATACAAGGATAATGAATGAATCAAATTAATGGAAACAAGATAGATAAATCTCACACAGCAATCTCTTTACTttatttcttttgttttcattccATCTCATTAAACTGGTTGCTTGTGATGGAAGcagatgaagtttttttttcttattttcgctTTTTTTAAGAGTATAGATTTGTTTTCTTCCAAGTATGCAATATCCACCGAATGAGGGATCTTTGACCGTGACGGTGCAACTTTCAGTGGAGCCATTTTTGTTGAGAGACcggattttgatgaaaatttctcttgattgTCCTGTAGATTAAGTTGTGAGCTGTTCAGTTCACTTTTGTGCCGATGAAGGTGCAGCAGCTCCCTACTCAAACCTGATTAGGGCAGGACTTTAAGTAGCTTTTTTCCCGAAACAACGCTTTttgaatgataataataaaacaaataaacTTCAAACCGACATAATCTCCATTTGGTTTGACGTTTCTTGTCCCAAAAAGATCGTACAACACTCTTCAGTTTTAGTATTAATAAATCAATTTTGTGTTATGAAGGATTTAGGAACATG
This window of the Bemisia tabaci chromosome 3, PGI_BMITA_v3 genome carries:
- the LOC109044360 gene encoding cilia- and flagella-associated protein 263 isoform X1, with amino-acid sequence MSDQSQVATPSDFDSGSETQLSLSSRSEGLLAPQFPANHGFLSRENADAQNKITQIEEKNLLLSVENEILEKYLLKVDPASIDGMDKLLEKVNENIAKSQIIVQSLEPISRAGSRTSQISKADSVHSVGPTSTFTLPASESLKIPHISYEFRHDIVSREMNSMKSKLNNLIVKMRRQKSNITACLEEVAIRIKDLTEYTKKLMLLSKSDSKSKINVGVYIGFMRGVLKQIIQNINQAKTNKTILSIEKKKVLLRMEDKEELSSTIYAIDFDVLEIQNQELRKLLHQKCHCLALTKRSLGSAEKSLTASVNLVDSLSQELNSIRKHIKLNRKKLVNLRRKRKKLESEIKQKRKEALISENYVVKSSGKSTEALDVVSYALTKLCVNDLERKLKISSRKHNLKLGLLSCVRHHFKVLTNKSNMTYRNSRVS
- the LOC109044360 gene encoding uncharacterized protein isoform X2; translation: MSDQSQVATPSDFDSGSETQLSLSSRSEGLLAPQFPANHGFLSRENADAQNKITQIEEKNLLLSVENEILEKYLLKVDPASIDGMDKLLEKVNENIAKSQIIVQSLEPISRAGSRTSQISKADSVHSVGPTSTFTLPASESLKIPHFMRGVLKQIIQNINQAKTNKTILSIEKKKVLLRMEDKEELSSTIYAIDFDVLEIQNQELRKLLHQKCHCLALTKRSLGSAEKSLTASVNLVDSLSQELNSIRKHIKLNRKKLVNLRRKRKKLESEIKQKRKEALISENYVVKSSGKSTEALDVVSYALTKLCVNDLERKLKISSRKHNLKLGLLSCVRHHFKVLTNKSNMTYRNSRVS